The following proteins are co-located in the Microbulbifer sp. VAAF005 genome:
- a CDS encoding cupin-like domain-containing protein — translation MELKDNLHSIILSEEPVIITNALTGSNLCCWDFDYLSKMMAGTKVNVCQAKNSIYSVNQKSGKSHEEAIRIRFDEYVKIITGEKANDGRTYMQMGSFKGEFSHLFQDIEVQRLIPEKILSSAYLWVGPGGTVSPLHYDPENNFLIQVKGSKRLILFPHRYIPNLYPYDEYECSHPHLLQADITSPDYNLFPAMKNVEATEVVLKEGEMLFLPSGYCHQVHSESPSVSVNLWWSTLDWQFLKPHNTRLFYWGRNNLFNRITSTILEQYNSIPDLGYALIELGNINAACLFHFALIERLRIKINEFENVYKRLSSAVSNLGQTSDLDKFEICLNTNNLLVKHLNSISAEFNSSRSTSIWAT, via the coding sequence GTGGAATTAAAAGATAATTTGCATTCAATTATCCTATCTGAAGAGCCTGTAATTATTACAAATGCACTTACAGGTAGTAACTTATGTTGCTGGGATTTTGATTACCTTTCAAAGATGATGGCAGGAACCAAAGTTAACGTTTGCCAGGCAAAAAATAGCATTTATTCTGTTAATCAAAAAAGTGGGAAGTCCCATGAAGAAGCTATTCGAATTCGCTTTGATGAATATGTCAAAATTATTACGGGGGAGAAGGCAAATGATGGACGTACATATATGCAAATGGGATCTTTTAAAGGGGAATTTTCTCATCTATTTCAGGATATTGAAGTCCAAAGGCTTATTCCAGAAAAAATTCTAAGTTCTGCATACCTTTGGGTTGGTCCAGGCGGAACAGTATCGCCGCTTCATTATGATCCAGAAAATAATTTTCTAATTCAAGTGAAGGGTTCGAAACGGTTAATATTATTTCCCCATCGTTATATACCTAATTTATATCCATACGACGAATATGAATGTAGCCATCCACATTTACTTCAGGCTGATATTACATCACCTGACTATAATCTATTCCCTGCAATGAAAAATGTTGAAGCAACAGAGGTTGTCTTAAAAGAAGGGGAAATGTTATTCCTTCCAAGTGGATATTGTCATCAAGTGCACAGTGAATCTCCCTCGGTAAGTGTAAATTTATGGTGGTCAACCTTGGATTGGCAATTTCTTAAGCCTCACAATACTAGATTATTTTATTGGGGACGAAACAATCTATTCAATCGAATTACCTCTACAATTCTTGAACAATATAATTCTATCCCTGATTTAGGGTATGCATTAATCGAACTGGGCAATATTAATGCAGCTTGTTTATTTCATTTTGCACTAATTGAACGTTTAAGAATAAAGATAAATGAATTTGAAAATGTTTATAAACGACTTTCTAGTGCAGTAAGTAATCTTGGGCAGACAAGTGATCTGGATAAATTTGAAATATGTTTAAATACTAACAATCTGCTAGTTAAACATTTAAATAGTATTTCCGCTGAATTCAATTCCAGCAGGAGTACTTCAATATGGGCAACATGA
- a CDS encoding aspartyl/asparaginyl beta-hydroxylase domain-containing protein: protein MLDIFSHDLDAIRNRYGNQSLHRVEKMFETQSYRDPMQSDAKYILPELSTAPWLETSTFPKLDPLISALNNGAKDIKLEINRALNEQRSVVEKYDHYLGCQPDWEAIYLFKEGKPVHKMAEVIPTAWGILNRELRNWHCPLLEVHFSILHPGALIKPHCDLWNFSINLHLAIDIPEDDCGIIVANEHRNWVEGECLLFDYSYIHEAYNNSNKSRICLLMDIWHPNVTQAEREALVVIIRKIREMLN, encoded by the coding sequence ATGTTAGATATTTTTAGTCATGACCTAGATGCAATTAGAAATAGATACGGCAACCAGTCACTTCATCGTGTTGAGAAAATGTTCGAGACACAAAGTTACCGAGATCCGATGCAATCAGATGCAAAATATATATTACCAGAGCTTTCTACCGCGCCATGGCTAGAAACTAGCACTTTCCCAAAACTTGACCCTCTTATTAGTGCACTAAATAATGGAGCAAAAGATATTAAACTCGAAATAAATAGGGCATTAAATGAACAGAGGTCAGTGGTTGAAAAATATGATCACTATCTTGGCTGTCAGCCGGACTGGGAAGCTATCTATCTTTTTAAAGAGGGTAAACCGGTTCACAAGATGGCAGAAGTCATACCAACTGCATGGGGTATATTAAATCGGGAACTTAGGAATTGGCATTGTCCATTACTTGAAGTGCATTTTTCAATTTTACATCCAGGCGCTTTGATAAAGCCACATTGTGATTTGTGGAATTTTTCAATTAATCTTCATTTAGCTATAGATATCCCAGAAGATGACTGCGGTATTATTGTTGCAAATGAACACAGGAATTGGGTTGAAGGTGAATGCCTTCTATTTGATTACTCATATATTCATGAAGCGTATAACAACTCTAATAAGTCACGTATTTGTTTACTAATGGATATTTGGCATCCAAACGTCACTCAAGCAGAAAGAGAAGCGTTGGTAGTGATTATTAGAAAAATACGAGAAATGCTCAACTGA
- a CDS encoding carbonic anhydrase, with translation MNQHKKESRSARLCELNVMAQVQNLAMTKIVQHAWDRGQRLSLNGWIYDIRDGLIRDLGMRMDDRGQVPEIYHVYGEM, from the coding sequence ATTAACCAACACAAAAAAGAATCTCGCTCAGCGCGCCTTTGTGAATTGAATGTAATGGCACAGGTACAAAACCTAGCCATGACCAAAATAGTCCAGCACGCCTGGGACCGAGGCCAACGCCTCAGCCTGAACGGCTGGATCTACGATATTCGTGACGGTCTGATTCGGGACCTGGGTATGCGGATGGATGATCGCGGCCAGGTGCCGGAGATTTATCATGTTTATGGTGAGATGTAG
- the can gene encoding carbonate dehydratase has protein sequence MAEIRQLFARNRAWAEDRTAQDPEFFQRLSRLQVPKYLWIGCSDSRVPANEIVGMAPGELFVHRNIANVVVHTDFNCLSVLQYAVEVLKVEHVVVCGHYGCGGVQAAMGHSECGLVDNWLRHIKDVYARHRQELESLDKESRSARLCELNVMAQVQNLAMTKIVQHAWDRGQRLSLHGWIYDIRDGLIRDLGMRMDDRGQVPEIYHVYGEVQEEG, from the coding sequence GTGGCAGAAATTCGCCAGCTGTTTGCACGCAATCGCGCCTGGGCGGAGGATAGGACGGCACAGGACCCGGAGTTTTTCCAACGCCTGAGCCGCCTGCAAGTACCCAAGTATTTATGGATCGGCTGCTCCGATTCCCGCGTGCCCGCCAACGAGATTGTGGGCATGGCACCGGGGGAGCTGTTCGTTCACCGCAATATTGCCAACGTGGTGGTACACACAGACTTTAATTGCCTCTCGGTGCTGCAATACGCAGTGGAAGTACTCAAGGTTGAACACGTGGTGGTGTGTGGCCACTATGGTTGCGGCGGAGTCCAGGCCGCCATGGGCCACAGCGAATGTGGCCTGGTGGATAACTGGCTACGCCATATCAAGGATGTTTACGCCCGCCACCGGCAAGAGCTGGAATCTCTCGATAAAGAATCCCGCTCAGCGCGCCTTTGTGAATTAAATGTGATGGCACAGGTACAAAACCTGGCCATGACCAAAATAGTCCAGCATGCCTGGGACCGAGGCCAACGCCTCAGCCTGCACGGCTGGATCTACGATATTCGCGACGGCCTGATTAGAGATCTGGGAATGCGGATGGACGACCGTGGCCAGGTGCCAGAGATTTATCATGTTTATGGTGAGGTGCAGGAGGAGGGGTGA
- a CDS encoding peptidylprolyl isomerase, translating into MNTLLATDAAGGEFEMAEVVAVNGTEIPADLIYQEMQYQPADSPRQAIYCAARALVIGWLLRDRAAGQGLCAADEDLHSEAFDRAVSDLLKGELQVNPATDAECRAYFEAHPYKFRSDPLAEVRHILIPAAPDDSEACAKARTAAENMLEQIRADSNPLQSFARLAQSHSACSSSEAGGSLGQVGRGDTVASFERAVFEQGTGLVAEPVETPYGVHLIYVEQCEPGRPLEYEYVSERIEEYLTEKRRRQMTSDYLQKMVQAAQISGLDLSGEAH; encoded by the coding sequence ATGAATACATTACTGGCCACTGATGCTGCCGGCGGCGAATTTGAGATGGCCGAGGTAGTGGCCGTCAACGGAACTGAAATCCCCGCCGACCTGATCTACCAGGAGATGCAGTACCAGCCTGCCGATTCTCCGCGTCAGGCGATCTACTGCGCCGCACGCGCTCTGGTTATCGGCTGGCTGTTACGAGATCGAGCTGCAGGGCAGGGTCTCTGCGCTGCCGATGAAGACTTGCACAGTGAGGCTTTCGATCGCGCAGTCTCAGATCTATTAAAAGGCGAGCTACAAGTGAACCCGGCAACCGACGCCGAGTGCCGCGCTTACTTCGAAGCCCACCCGTATAAGTTCCGCTCCGATCCCCTCGCAGAAGTGCGCCATATCCTGATCCCGGCCGCACCGGATGACTCCGAGGCCTGCGCCAAGGCACGCACCGCAGCCGAGAATATGCTGGAACAGATTCGCGCCGACTCCAATCCGCTACAATCTTTCGCTCGTTTAGCCCAATCCCACTCTGCCTGCTCCTCCTCCGAAGCCGGTGGTAGCCTCGGCCAGGTAGGACGCGGTGACACCGTCGCCTCCTTCGAGCGTGCAGTGTTCGAGCAGGGCACCGGTTTGGTAGCGGAACCCGTGGAGACCCCCTACGGTGTGCACCTGATTTATGTAGAGCAATGCGAACCAGGCCGCCCATTGGAATACGAGTATGTCTCGGAGCGCATCGAGGAATACCTGACCGAAAAACGCCGCCGCCAGATGACCAGCGACTACCTGCAAAAAATGGTGCAGGCCGCGCAAATCTCTGGGCTGGATTTATCGGGGGAGGCCCACTGA
- the narI gene encoding respiratory nitrate reductase subunit gamma, with the protein MNYLNTLLFAIYPFVALTVFLVGSLIRYDRDQYTWRTGSSQLLERKQLRIGSYLFHIGVIAILAGHFVGLLTPKAVWHFLGIEASTKQMMAMGIGGFFGVICFIGLTILVKRRLTNKRVRATTSKMDLAILLMLYAQLILGLISIVVSAGHMDGAEMLKLMAWAQSIVTLDGAGAAAAISGVNIIYKLHIFLGMTLFLLFPFSRLVHVWSVPVQYFRRNYQVVRAKAAR; encoded by the coding sequence ATGAACTATCTGAATACGCTGCTCTTCGCCATCTATCCCTTTGTCGCCCTCACGGTATTTTTGGTGGGTAGCCTGATCCGCTACGACCGCGACCAGTACACTTGGCGCACCGGCTCCAGTCAGTTGTTGGAGCGCAAGCAATTGCGCATCGGCAGTTACCTGTTCCATATCGGGGTGATCGCCATTCTCGCGGGCCACTTTGTCGGCCTACTCACACCCAAAGCGGTTTGGCACTTCCTCGGCATTGAAGCTTCCACCAAGCAGATGATGGCAATGGGGATCGGTGGTTTCTTCGGGGTGATCTGTTTTATCGGTCTCACTATTCTGGTTAAGCGCCGCCTCACCAACAAGCGCGTACGCGCCACCACTTCCAAAATGGACTTGGCCATACTGCTGATGCTCTACGCGCAATTGATCCTCGGCCTGATCAGTATTGTGGTATCTGCCGGCCATATGGACGGTGCTGAAATGCTCAAACTGATGGCTTGGGCTCAGTCCATTGTCACGCTAGATGGTGCCGGTGCAGCTGCTGCAATCAGCGGAGTGAACATCATTTACAAGCTGCATATTTTCCTCGGCATGACCCTGTTCCTGCTGTTCCCCTTCAGCCGCCTGGTACACGTATGGAGTGTTCCAGTGCAGTACTTCCGCCGCAATTACCAGGTAGTTCGCGCCAAAGCCGCGCGTTAA
- the narJ gene encoding nitrate reductase molybdenum cofactor assembly chaperone gives MKVLNLIARLLDYPSDELVAHLDELTSWLAESEDLDAPLRDKLLAFISHYERMDALDWQSEYDGLFERGRAVSLHIFEHIHGESRDRGQAMVDLTARYRSAGLELNERELPDYLPTYLEFCATQGEAAYGWVHDITHVIALLSARLSKRESPYHLLMDALLQMAGVYVDLTALKEEVANEERDDTPEALDKIWEEEAVSFSGANNCDQSITRPSNAQLRDGQPLNWANAAQNSAQPAPQE, from the coding sequence ATGAAAGTACTAAACCTGATCGCCCGCCTGCTGGATTACCCGTCCGATGAGCTGGTGGCGCACCTGGATGAGCTGACCAGCTGGTTGGCTGAATCCGAGGATCTGGATGCTCCGTTGCGCGACAAGCTGCTGGCATTTATCTCCCATTACGAGCGTATGGATGCGCTCGATTGGCAGAGCGAATACGACGGTCTGTTCGAGCGCGGCCGCGCTGTATCCCTGCATATCTTCGAGCATATCCACGGCGAATCCCGTGATCGCGGGCAAGCCATGGTAGACCTGACCGCGCGCTATCGCAGCGCCGGCCTTGAGCTGAATGAGCGCGAACTGCCGGATTACCTGCCCACCTACTTAGAGTTCTGTGCCACCCAGGGGGAAGCAGCCTACGGCTGGGTTCACGATATTACCCATGTGATAGCCCTGTTGAGCGCGCGTCTGTCCAAGCGTGAGAGTCCCTATCACCTGCTGATGGATGCGCTCTTGCAGATGGCCGGGGTATATGTCGATCTGACAGCACTCAAGGAAGAAGTCGCCAACGAAGAACGTGACGATACCCCCGAGGCGCTGGACAAGATCTGGGAGGAAGAGGCCGTTAGCTTTAGCGGCGCCAACAATTGCGACCAGTCAATAACGCGGCCCAGCAATGCGCAGCTGCGCGACGGCCAGCCCCTTAACTGGGCCAACGCCGCGCAGAATTCTGCCCAGCCCGCACCACAGGAGTAA